In Sorghum bicolor cultivar BTx623 chromosome 10, Sorghum_bicolor_NCBIv3, whole genome shotgun sequence, one genomic interval encodes:
- the LOC110431387 gene encoding acetylajmalan esterase-like isoform X1 → MAMASSASALLLAVSLAALHLCCRHGQAADAGSGNGITAIYSLGDSITDTGNLVKEAPPGMFETIKHLPYGVTFGHPTGRCSDGLLMIDFLAQDLGLPFLNPYLGKNKSFDHGVNFAVAGATAVDPADQYNVTVPVPVASNSLKVQLRWFKDFLKYTFGTDQGKQPQTLPSSSINRTFLHGSMHCKAQILALCDCMRAEIRRRLRTSLVLVGEIGGNDYNYAFFEDKPVAEVEKLIPGVVKTIIDAAKEVLDMGASRVIVPGNFPIGCVPGYLAMNAAKSEPADYDSAGCLRELNDFAAKHNSRLRRAVADLQASYPHAAVAYADYFDSFLTLLHNASLLGFDAASTRKACCGAGGGEYNFDWRRMCGFNGAAACAEPSTYLSWDGIHMTQAAYRAMSRLIYHGKYLHPQILSFPEKYGQT, encoded by the exons ATGGCCATGGCTTCCTCTGCGTCAGCTCTCCTTCTGGCGGTCTCCCTGGCCGCTCTGCACTTGTGCTGCCGCCATGGCCAGGCTGCCGACGCCGGCAGCGGCAACGGTATCACGGCCATCTACAGCCTCGGCGACTCCATCACTGACACCGGGAACCTCGTCAAGGAGGCGCCTCCGGGCATGTtcgagaccatcaagcatctcCCCTACGGCGTCACGTTCGGGCACCCGACTGGGCGGTGCTCTGACGGCCTCCTCATGATCGACTTCCTGG CTCAGGACCTGGGTCTCCCGTTCCTGAACCCGTACCTGGGCAAGAACAAGAGCTTCGACCACGGCGTCAACTTCGCCGTCGCCGGAGCCACCGCCGTGGACCCAGCCGACCAGTACAACGTTACCGTCCCCGTGCCGGTCGCCTCCAACTCGCTCAAGGTCCAGCTCCGGTGGTTCAAGGACTTCCTCAAGTACACCTTCGGCACCGATCAAGGCAAGCAACCACAGACACTTCCTTCCTCCTCGATCAACCGTACGTTCCTCCATGGATCGATGCACTGCAAGGCTCAAATTCTTGCATTGTGTGACTGCATGCGTGCAGAGATACGCAGACGGCTTCGAACCTCTCTGGTTTTGGTCGGGGAGATCGGCGGAAACGACTACAACTACGCCTTCTTTGAGGACAAGCCGGTGGCCGAGGTGGAGAAGCTCATCCCGGGGGTCGTGAAGACCATCATCGACGCCGCCAAGGAGGTGCTGGACATGGGCGCCAGCCGAGTCATCGTCCCGGGCAACTTCCCCATCGGCTGCGTGCCGGGGTACCTGGCCATGAACGCCGCCAAGTCGGAGCCCGCCGACTACGACTCGGCGGGGTGCCTCCGGGAGCTCAACGACTTCGCCGCCAAGCACAACTCGCGGCTCCGGCGCGCCGTCGCCGACCTGCAGGCGTCGTACCCGCACGCCGCCGTCGCCTACGCCGACTACTTCGACTCCTTCCTCACCCTCCTCCACAACGCCTCCTTGCTCG GTTTTGACGCGGCGAGCACACGCAAGGCCTGCtgtggcgccggcggcggcgagtaCAACTTCGACTGGCGGAGGATGTGCGGCTTCAACGGGGCGGCGGCGTGCGCGGAGCCGTCGACGTACCTGAGCTGGGACGGGATACACATGACGCAGGCGGCGTACAGGGCCATGTCCAGGCTCATCTACCACGGCAAGTACCTGCACCCGCAGATACTGAGCTTCCCGGAGAAATACGGCCAGACGTAG
- the LOC8063804 gene encoding pentatricopeptide repeat-containing protein At5g44230, with protein sequence MAPTCTQPRRRFSHPRLPRPRTISKPTCTRDGEGDARPSPWRRTSSPQAHGRAHDASAGMVHLARRHGHPPAPQPRPPTDLPLPLLPPPSLASLLLAAVASSPSLPHLRHLHGLLVRLHPYLPLPSTPFLLSRLLRRLAALPLPLPPTPTPLRYAVAVFSSLSPPDPFLAAALLRFAHLTQPPLETFRVFSGLRRAHGRDLPFLPFAFSPLAKSAAAARSLPAAAGAHAVSLLLGGFDKHRFVENSLIGAYVACGDVGAARKVLDEMVVKDVISWTSIVAAYSRSRDMGSAEEVFALCPVKDMVAWTAMVTGYAQNAMPVKALEAFEQMAGAGMPIDEVSLTGAISACAQLGAVRRAVWIQEIADRSGLGRNVVVGSGLVDMYAKCGLIDEACRVFEGMQEKNVYTYSSMIVGLASHGRANDAIALFNDMVRRADVEPNHVTFIGVLTACSHAGMVKEGRYYFAQMKDRYGILPSADHYTCMVDLLGRAGLVIEALDLVKSMTVEPHGGVWGALLGACRIHGNTKVAKVAAQHLFKLEPEGIGNYVLLSNTLASAGEWDEVSKVRKLMRIRGLKKDPAVSSFEGRDGLVHQFFAGDNTHPWMHEIKKTLLELRARLKLAGYVPVLSSVVYNVSDEEKERLLMGHSEKLALSFGLLTLESRSSIRIVKNLRICEDCHLFIRLVSKVEPIEIIVRDNMRFHHFRDGECSCGGFW encoded by the coding sequence ATGGCCCCGACGTGCACACAGCCCAGAAGACGATTTTCCCATCCGCGGCTCCCGCGACCACGGACAATTTCGAAACCAACCTGCACCCGCGACGGCGAGGGCGACGCTCGTCCGTCTCCATGGCGTCGCACCTCTTCGCCTCAGGCTCACGGCCGCGCCCATGACGCCTCCGCCGGCATGGTCCACCTCGCCAGGCGCCACGGCCACCCGCCCGCTCCACAACCGCGCCCGCCGACGGACCtgccgctcccgctcctcccgcCGCCGTCGCTGGCCTCGCTGCTGCTCGCCGCCGTCGCGTCCTCGCCGTCCCTCCCGCACCTCCGCCACCTCCACGGCCTCCTCGTCCGCCTCCACCCCTACCTCCCTCTACCCTCCACCCCGTTCCTCCTCTCCCGCCTGCTCCGCCGCCTCGCcgcgctcccgctcccgctCCCACCCACGCCCACGCCGCTCCGCTACGCGGTCGCCGTCTTCTCCTCGCTCTCGCCGCCGGACCCGTTCCTCGCGGCCGCGCTGCTCCGCTTCGCGCACCTCACGCAGCCGCCGCTCGAGACCTTCCGCGTCTTCTCCGGCCTCCGCCGCGCGCACGGCCGCGACCTCCCGTTCCTCCCGTTCGCCTTCTCCCCGCTGGCAAAGTCTGCCGCGGCCGCGCGCTCGCTGCCCGCCGCGGCCGGCGCGCACGCGGTGTCGCTCCTGCTCGGAGGGTTCGATAAGCACCGGTTTGTTGAGAACTCGCTGATCGGTGCCTATGTTGCGTGCGGCGACGTTGGTGCCGCGCGTAAGGTGCTTGATGAAATGGTGGTGAAGGATGTCATTTCGTGGACGAGTATTGTGGCGGCGTATTCTAGAAGCCGTGATATGGGTTCTGCTGAGGAGGTGTTTGCGCTCTGCCCAGTTAAGGATATGGTGGCGTGGACGGCGATGGTGACGGGGTATGCGCAGAATGCCATGCCAGTGAAGGCGCTCGAGGCATTTGAGCAGATGGCGGGGGCTGGGATGCCCATTGATGAAGTTTCGCTCACCGGTGCTATCTCAGCTTGTGCGCAGCTCGGTGCGGTGAGGCGAGCCGTCTGGATTCAGGAAATTGCGGATCGGAGTGGTCTTGGGAGGAACGTGGTTGTCGGGTCGGGGTTGGTGGACATGTATGCCAAGTGCGGTCTCATCGACGAGGCGTGCAGGGTTTTTGAAGGGATGCAAGAGAAGAACGTATATACCTATAGCTCAATGATTGTTGGCCTAGCATCACACGGGAGGGCCAATGATGCAATTGCTTTGTTCAATGACATGGTTAGGAGGGCAGATGTGGAACCCAACCATGTTACCTTCATTGGAGTATTGACAGCCTGCAGCCATGCGGGGATGGTAAAAGAAGGGCGCTACTACTTTGCGCAGATGAAGGACAGGTATGGGATATTGCCTTCTGCAGACCACTACACTTGTATGGTTGATTTGCTTGGTCGGGCTGGGTTGGTGATTGAAGCCCTTGACCTTGTGAAATCAATGACTGTGGAGCCTCATGGTGGTGTCTGGGGGGCACTGTTAGGGGCTTGCCGAATCCATGGAAATACCAAAGTCGCTAAGGTTGCAGCTCAACATCTTTTTAAGCTTGAGCCAGAGGGCATAGGGAACTACGTGTTGTTATCAAATACACTTGCATCAGCAGGAGAATGGGATGAAGTCTCAAAGGTTAGGAAACTGATGAGAATTCGGGGGCTGAAAAAGGATCCTGCAGTGAGCTCGTTTGAAGGCCGTGATGGTTTGGTGCATCAGTTCTTTGCTGGTGATAATACACACCCATGGATGCATGAAATAAAGAAAACATTATTGGAGCTACGGGCAAGATTGAAGCTTGCAGGTTATGTGCCAGTTCTTAGTTCAGTCGTTTATAATGTAAGTGACGAAGAGAAAGAGAGGTTGTTAATGGGTCATAGTGAGAAGCTTGCTCTGTCATTTGGATTGCTCACACTTGAGTCTAGATCCTCAATTAGGATAGTAAAGAATCTAAGGATATGTGAGGACTGCCATTTGTTTATAAGATTAGTGTCAAAAGTTGAGCCCATCGAGATTATAGTCAGGGACAATATGAGGTTTCATCACTTCAGAGATGGAGAATGCTCATGTGGTGGATTCTGGTGA
- the LOC8063805 gene encoding uncharacterized protein LOC8063805, whose protein sequence is MRTRDTGMAIDLLHIHRILSTLLEIKGIIIARYIKGKDNIQKITKLLLKAGEQKLLCTLEEPMDEHCIQDSKDSIRRTIMEHDKVFRQQVHELHRLYHVQRSLMAESDNHSYQPRTEETHEMVQGSRSNLKSSPSTSGTNQSARLGNAQHSTPQQVTEDLSLHECKPVNCLSLFSEENSTVKERFHRENHKSAEDESWNASVGSDLDLKLSIGPSSHSPKRPHWLFSGSRERNPSGQHR, encoded by the exons GTATGGCTATTGATTTGCTTCATATTCACAGAATCCTCTCCACCCTGTTGGAGATAAAGGGAATAATCATCGCGAGATATATAAAAGGTAAAGATAATATCCAGAAAATAACCAAATTATTGCTGAAAGCTGGTGAGCAAAAGCTTTTATGCACCTTGGAAGAGCCAATGGACGAGCACTGCATACAAGACAGCAAGGACTCAATTCGGAGAACAATCATGGAGCATGATAAGGTCTTCAGACAGCAG GTGCATGAGCTGCATCGTTTGTATCATGTACAAAGATCATTGATGGCTGAAAGCGATAACCATAGTTATCAACCGAGAACAGAAGAAACTCATGAAATGGTGCAGGGATCAAGGTCGAATCTCAAGAGTAGTCCTTCTACCTCAGGGACAAATCAATCTGCTCGCCTTGGTAATGCACAACACTCAACTCCCCAGCAAGTAACTGAAGATTTGAGTCTTCATGAATGCAAGCCAGTAAACTGCCTCAGCCTCTTTAGTGAAGAAAACTCAACAGTCAAAGAAAGATTTCACAGGGAGAACCATAAATCAGCAGAAGATGAAAGTTGGAATGCCTCTGTAGGGAGTGATCTTGACCTCAAACTAAGCATTGGCCCCAGTTCACATTCACCAAAAAGACCGCACTGGCTATTCTCAGGAAGCAGGGAAAGAAACCCTTCTGGTCAGCATCGATGA
- the LOC110431387 gene encoding acetylajmalan esterase-like isoform X2 — protein sequence MAMASSASALLLAVSLAALHLCCRHGQAADAGSGNGITAIYSLGDSITDTGNLVKEAPPGMFETIKHLPYGVTFGHPTGRCSDGLLMIDFLAQDLGLPFLNPYLGKNKSFDHGVNFAVAGATAVDPADQYNVTVPVPVASNSLKVQLRWFKDFLKYTFGTDQEIRRRLRTSLVLVGEIGGNDYNYAFFEDKPVAEVEKLIPGVVKTIIDAAKEVLDMGASRVIVPGNFPIGCVPGYLAMNAAKSEPADYDSAGCLRELNDFAAKHNSRLRRAVADLQASYPHAAVAYADYFDSFLTLLHNASLLGFDAASTRKACCGAGGGEYNFDWRRMCGFNGAAACAEPSTYLSWDGIHMTQAAYRAMSRLIYHGKYLHPQILSFPEKYGQT from the exons ATGGCCATGGCTTCCTCTGCGTCAGCTCTCCTTCTGGCGGTCTCCCTGGCCGCTCTGCACTTGTGCTGCCGCCATGGCCAGGCTGCCGACGCCGGCAGCGGCAACGGTATCACGGCCATCTACAGCCTCGGCGACTCCATCACTGACACCGGGAACCTCGTCAAGGAGGCGCCTCCGGGCATGTtcgagaccatcaagcatctcCCCTACGGCGTCACGTTCGGGCACCCGACTGGGCGGTGCTCTGACGGCCTCCTCATGATCGACTTCCTGG CTCAGGACCTGGGTCTCCCGTTCCTGAACCCGTACCTGGGCAAGAACAAGAGCTTCGACCACGGCGTCAACTTCGCCGTCGCCGGAGCCACCGCCGTGGACCCAGCCGACCAGTACAACGTTACCGTCCCCGTGCCGGTCGCCTCCAACTCGCTCAAGGTCCAGCTCCGGTGGTTCAAGGACTTCCTCAAGTACACCTTCGGCACCGATCAAG AGATACGCAGACGGCTTCGAACCTCTCTGGTTTTGGTCGGGGAGATCGGCGGAAACGACTACAACTACGCCTTCTTTGAGGACAAGCCGGTGGCCGAGGTGGAGAAGCTCATCCCGGGGGTCGTGAAGACCATCATCGACGCCGCCAAGGAGGTGCTGGACATGGGCGCCAGCCGAGTCATCGTCCCGGGCAACTTCCCCATCGGCTGCGTGCCGGGGTACCTGGCCATGAACGCCGCCAAGTCGGAGCCCGCCGACTACGACTCGGCGGGGTGCCTCCGGGAGCTCAACGACTTCGCCGCCAAGCACAACTCGCGGCTCCGGCGCGCCGTCGCCGACCTGCAGGCGTCGTACCCGCACGCCGCCGTCGCCTACGCCGACTACTTCGACTCCTTCCTCACCCTCCTCCACAACGCCTCCTTGCTCG GTTTTGACGCGGCGAGCACACGCAAGGCCTGCtgtggcgccggcggcggcgagtaCAACTTCGACTGGCGGAGGATGTGCGGCTTCAACGGGGCGGCGGCGTGCGCGGAGCCGTCGACGTACCTGAGCTGGGACGGGATACACATGACGCAGGCGGCGTACAGGGCCATGTCCAGGCTCATCTACCACGGCAAGTACCTGCACCCGCAGATACTGAGCTTCCCGGAGAAATACGGCCAGACGTAG